The Bdellovibrio bacteriovorus genome includes the window TTATTGCTTTCTGCTTGCTCTGAAAGTTCAGACAAGACCCCGAAAATTAATATTATGGCTAAACCCGCAAACCCCGCTTCAAACTCTTACGTTGCTGACGTTTTTAGAACGGTGAATGAGTCAAGTGCGTATGTTCCTTCGGAAGACGCGATCTATGACAAAAAAATTCAAAACAACACTGAGGTCACAGACCTTAAGGGATCGGAACAACAGCGCGAAGCTTTAAATAAGCTAAATTCCACAGGCCGTCAGTTTGTGGATAAAGTAAAATCAACTTGCACCGTTAACAATCCAACCGTCTCAAACTCTGGCGAGCTAAAATCCGGCTCTACCATTGTCGCTAAAATGTCGTCTTCAACTACAGGTAAAAACTGTGCCCTTGAACTTAGCACTGACGTATCGGCGTCGGTTTTCTTTAATGAAGTCAGCACTCGTGGTTCACAGCTTTCTGATATCAATCGCGCCGCAGCGACTTTGACTTTAACGGCGACAAACCGTCGTTTCTTGCGCGACGAACGCATTATCGCGGCTTCAAATTTAAAAGAGCTAGCGATCAACGTCAGCGCGAGTGCCTATGGTTCGATTGACGGGAATAAAAAAGTAGCGAGTGCCAACGCCAGCCTTGATGGCGACATTAAATTGGTTCTAGCCAACGGTGAAGTGATCTCCGGTCCTATCAACGGGATCTTCGGATTGTCAGCCAACGGAGAAAATTCAGCCAAAGTTGAAATGACTGTCTTATTTAAAGGCTCTTCACCCAAAGGTGACATCTGGTTGGGCATGCAATTCCGTGATCAAAAAGCCGAGATCTATCTTAACGGCCAAAAGATCTCTGAATCTTCAAGCACCAGACAGTTGACCGACGCTTTTGAAAGCACGGCGAAATCTTTAGAGATGCAGTTTTAATTGCCGTAATATTTCTTCCTCACTGGTACCGTTAAAATAAGCGCGGTACCAGGTGACAGCCGCCTTAATAGACTCTTCGACACTCAAAACGGGCTGCCAACCCAAATCTTGCAAAGCCAAATCGCTATTCATCGTCCCATGAACCGACGTGGCTTTAGAACTTAAAGCCACCCCTTCAACCGAACCCATCCAAGAGCGTTTTATCAACTCTAAAGCATCGCCCACTGTCGCCATCGAATTTGAACCCAAGTTGTAAGTCGGCGCAAGCTTTGGACCCCGCTCAAGTAATTTTTCTGCCAGTAATAACAAACCCCGCACTTGATCCAAAACATGAATCCACGACCGCATGGAAGAAGGATGACGCAAAACCATCGGCCCCCCACCCCGCACACTTTCAACCGCTTCGCGCATGAAAGACTTTAAAGCAAAATCTCCGCCGCCAACCCCCGCCCCCAGACGAGCGGTCGCGAGCGCAATTTTATGTTTGTTGTACTTGTCAGGATTAAAAAAACTGTGACGATAAGACAGCGTCACAAGCTCTGAACACAGCCGCGCGGTGGGTAAAATCTCATACGCGCCAAGGGCTGAGTCCTCAACCGACGGCACCACTGCGGGTCGCGCATAAACCTTATCCGAACTTGCCACCACCAGGGCGCGCACCGAGGCAGTTTCGCGCAAAAGCTCTAACAAGTTGGCAGTACCGACAACGGATTTCGCAATTAATTCAGGACTTTTGCGATCTTCTTCAAACAAAAATCCCAACTCTCCTAAATGCAGAACAATATCACTTTGCGCGAAATTTAAAGTATCACTTAAACTTTTCTCGTCGCGAATATCGGCGTAAGTCATCGATATTTTTTGCGCCAAGCCCGAGACATCAAATAAACTGAGAGCTTCAGAAGAGGCTTCCCCAAAGCCAAACACCTGAGCCCCTAGATAAGTCAGACTTAAACACGTCCATGCCCCCAAAAAAGACGTCGGCGAAGTGACAAAGACTCTTTTCCCCTGCCAGAATTCGCGACTTAGAGACATTAATGATTTCCTGAAAGACTTTGTTCGATACCTTCAAGGCGATGTTCGGGCTGAACCCATTTGGCTAAGACTTGCCCCTGATACTGCCAGTAAAATCCCACAGGTTCCGCGTCATAAATGGCGACGCGCAATTGACCGTTTTTTTCGGTGGCCTTCATTTTTAACAAAGTTTGCGCCAAAGAATCGGGACTGAGCTTCCCAGCGGCGGCCGAAGGTGTACAATGTTCCTCGTACATCCGAGCGAGTAAACTTAACTCAACAAGGTTAAAAAGAGAGTCCCGGATCAGATATTTATCGTCATGCAGTGATTTCATAGACCTCAAGGCTAACGCGACACCACCATGACATCCAAGTGAATTCTTATTAACGTGGGAGCCCATGGAGCAACAAAAGATCCCCATCCAAGCCAATGTCAGCGATGACCGTCGCAGCGAAGGTTACGTCAACGTCGTGTATTTTAATCCCGCCGCCCGGATGAAAGAAGCTTTAAAAAAGCTCGCTCTTTTTTGGGGAATCGCGATTGTATCTGTCGCCTTGCCGGTTGTGCACTTTGTAACCGTGCCTTTGTTTTTTTGCTTAGGAATTTTCTTTGCCTATCGCACTTATAAAAGTGAAGGTCGTGTGATCGAAGGTCTTACTCGCTGCCCGCACTGTGAAAACGAAGTGCCTATTAAGCCCGCCGAACTTCAATGGCCTCTGACGGAAATCTGCCAAAATTGCGCACGCGTGGTGCGTATCGAAAGAAAATAGATTGAGTCCTCAATGAAGTTTATTAAGCTTAATCCATGATGAAATTTTTCTCGCTCTTTTTAACTGCCACTTTTTTATCGTCTCCTAGCTTGGCCCAAGACATGATGTCAGGCTTAACTCCACCCAAGTTTCAAAAAGTCACTTTGGGATATGTCGGCGTTTTTCACAAAAAAGCGCAGTTCCCGAATGAAGAAGCCGCCGTCCGCTTTCAAGCTTTCGACATGTCCGCCCCCATCATTCGCGATGACACCGAGTCTTGGACCGCCTCACTTGCCGGCAATGAACTGGCGGTGAATCCTACACAAGGTGAGCTTTCAAGATTTTATGATCTAAAAGTCGGCTTAGGTTACACCAAAGCGCTGGATGACAAACGTTTATGGTCGGCTTCGATTCGTTATGGCTCGGCCAGTGATCGCCTTTTTGCCAATCCCAGTGTTTCAACCATAGGGGCAACGTGGTTCTATTCTTATCCCAAAGACGAAACCGCACGCTGGTTGTTCTTAGTGGATTATTCAAACAACCGGCCGATTTTAAACAATATCCCGCTGCCAGGATTCGCTTATTTTTACACCCCATCCAAAACCTTTAAACTGGCCGTGGGCGCTCCATTTGCTTCGGTGACTTGGGACTTTCACGAATACTGGGGACTAGAGGGTTTCACCCTTGTTCCATGGGTGGTGAAAGGGAATATCTACTATCGCGTCAATGACTTTGCCAAGCTCTACGCCGGCTTAGACTTTTCACAAATCACTTATTATCGGGCAGACCGAACAAACAACAAAGAACGAGTTTTTTATGATGAGAAAAAACTGTTCCTCGGTGCAAAATCTCCGCTCTCTAAAAATATTCTTGCGGACTTTGAAGTGGGACACGCTTTTGATCGGGCGTTTTTTGAAGCCGAAGAGTACGAAATTGATCCAGAAAACCCCACTACTATTGCCAACGCGTTTTATGCTAAGCTATCCTTAAGGCTGTTCTTCTAAGCTTGGTGGTAGTAAATGGAATTTCATCTTGAAGGTCCGATCAGTGAAAAGACCGAAATCTTTAGTCAGGACGTGCGCAAAGCCACAAGCCTGACATTAGATCTGCACAGAGTGACCTTTATTAACTCTATCGGAGTTAAAAATTGGATCACATGGATGATGTCGGTCCCCACAAACTGCAAGATCGAATTGCGTAACTGCCCGTTTGTGATCATTTCTCAAATTAACATGGTTCAAGGATTCTTACCAAAGACCGCGCGTGTGCAAAGCTTCTTTGCTCCTTACGTGGATGAAAATGGGGATGAGCTGATCCGCCATCTTACGCGCGGGGTGGATTATGAATATGCCAACGGCGCCACCCCGGCGGTTTTGACTTTTGTGGAAAATTATATCGATCCACAGACAAAACAAGAATACGAACCGGATTTTGTGCCTAGTAAGATCACAAAGTTTTTGACGGACGTCTAAATTAAAAATCTATCCGAAACGACCGGTGATATAGTTTTCTGTACGGCGGTCTTTAGGATTTGTAAAAATCTGATCACTTTCCCCAAACTCAATCAAATCACCTAAATACATAAAGGCCGTGTAATCAGAAACGCGCGCGGCTTGATGCAGACTGTGGGTCACAATCGCGATCGTGACATCTTTACGAAGTTCCCCAATAAGTTCTTCAATATGTCGAGTAGAAATAGGATCTAACGCCGAAGTCGGTTCATCCAATAATAAGATCTCAGGCTCTGTCGCTAAAGCTCGTGCGATACACAAACGCTGTTGCTGGCCGCCGGAAAGTGCGGTCGCGGGTGTGTGCAAGCGGTCTTTAACTTCATTCCAAAGCCCGGCTTGTTGCAAAGATTTTTCCACGCGCTCTTCAATAAAACTTTTCTTTTTTACGCCGCGAACTTTAAGTCCGTAAGCCACATTTTCGTAAATACTTTTAGGAAATGGATTTGGTTTTTGAAAAACCATCCCGATACGCATGCGGACTTCCATCGGATCAATTTCTTTACCTAAAATATTTCTTTGATCCGGGTGAAGCAAGATTTCACCTTGATAGTTCGCATTTGGATAAAGGTCATGCATACGGTTAAAACAACGCAATAACGTGGTCTTACCGCAACCCGAGGGGCCAATCAACGCGGTCACACGATCTTCATAAACCGGCAAAGTCACACCGTTAAGAACTTTTTTATCCCCGTAAGAGAACAGCAAATTTTTTACTTCAGCACGCAGTTTTAATTCCATGAATTACCACTTCATCTTTTTACGGAAACGAGAGCGCAAATAAATCGCCCCGCCGTTCATAATTAAAGTCATCAAAAGCAAAATCACACCCGTCGCCGCCGCATTCACGTGGAATTCTGGCTGCGGACGCGAGAGCCAGTTAAACATCTGGATCGGCATCACGGTAAAAGGATCCATCAACCATTTGAAATTCAAAAACGGAAAATGCCCTTCCACCGGCGGCGTCGGCAAAAAAGCAATAAAGGTCAACGCACCGATGGTAATTAACGGAGCCGTTTCCCCAATCGCGCGCGATAAAGAAATAATAACCCCGGTTAAGATACCGCCTGAAGAATAAGGCAAGATATGATAGCGGATGGTTTGCCATTTACTAGCTCCCATGGCGTAGCTGGCTTCGCGGATGGTATTTGGAATCGCGCGAATGGCTTCACGCGTGGTCACGATAATGATCGGCAAAACAAGCAAACCTAAAGTCAGTCCGGCCGTCAGAATACTTTGACCTAATTTAAGCTTATAGACAAACAAACCCAACGCCATCAGACCGTAGGTGATCGACGGAATACCGGCAAGGTTGATAATATTGAGCTCAATTAAATGCGAAATCCAATTTTTTTTAGAATATTCCTCTAAGTAAACACCCGCGGCCACGCCTAATGGGATGGCACAAAACGCGGTGGTCAGCATAATACAGAACGACCCCACCCATGCCGACAAAATCCCCGCGCGCTCCGCAAACCGGGATGGAAAGTTCGTAAAGAAATCAAAATTAATACGCGGAACACCGGTCACGGCCAAATCCACGATCAGCGCTAAAAGTGTGATCAGCGCAAACAACAAAGACATAAGCCCCATCATCGCAAAGACAAAGTCCCAGAACTGACGGCGCTTGATATTGGCAAGAATATCTTGGTTTGCTTCCATCTATTCTCTCTCCTGAAATTTTTTGCGCAAATAAAGACCCACGATATTAAAACACAATGTCAGCAGCAAAAGACTTAAACCCGCGACGTAAATCGACTGATAACCAATGGATCCGTGCGGCAAATCCCCCAGACTTACTTGCACGATAAAGGCGGTGATCGTCGCTGCCGGCTCTGTCGGATTTAGGGTCAAATTCGGCTGCATCCCCGCGGCAATCGCGACAACCATGGTTTCCCCCAAGGCGCGCGAGATACCTAAAATATAAGCGGACGTGATCCCTGAAAAGGCCGCCGGAATCACGACTCTGAAGGCCGTTTGCATACGTGAGGCCCCGACCGCAAACGAAGCTTCGCGCAAATGGTTTGGAACCGTGCGCATAGCATCTTCACTTAAGGAACTCACATAAGGAACAATCATCATCCCGATCACAAGGCCCGCACTTAGAACGTTAAATCCGCCTAACGACGGAATGAGTTTTTGCAAAAGAGGTGTCACAAATAAAAGGGCAAAATAACCATACACGACCGTGGGGACCGCCGCTAAGAGCTCTAAAATGGGTTTTAAAACTTCGCGCGCCGAAGGTCTCACGTATTCACTTAAAAAAGCTGCGGCCACGGTTCCCAATGGAATGGCCACCGTCAAAGCAATAATTGTGGAAAGAAAAGTTCCACACAACAGAGGCAAGATTCCATAACGAGGATTTTCAAAAAGTGGTGTCCACTGCGTGTCGGTTAAGAAATCAATCACCGACACATGCGCGAAAAACGGAATACTTTCCGTCACCAGAATTCCCACAATCCCCACCGTAACAAGGACTGAAGAAGCAGCGGCAAAAAATAAAACCGTCTCGATAAGACGTTCTCTTAAACGACGCATCCGCCGGACCGGGTGGTCGGCGGACGTAAATTCAGAAAGTTTTTTAAGTTGATTCTTACTCACAGAATTACAATGAGCCTTCTCGTTTCATCAGATCTTCAATCTTAAGACCGATCTCAGAATGTCCCCCGAAAACGGTGCCCAGCTTGTTTTCTTTGACATGCTTTTTACCGATTTCATAAGCCTTCGCGGGCAACGGCACGTATTTGACTTCGGGAACGATTTTCGCGGCATTGCTTAAATAGAAGTTCACGAAATCTTTGATCTCTGTTTTTTTCAAAGACGCTTCGCTGACATAGATAAACACCGGACGAGACAGCGGGAAGTAAGTGCCCGTCTCAACCGTTTCACGCGAAGGTAAAACTGCTTCGTTCTTTTTTGGCGCTTTATCGCCACCAATGATCGCTAGCGCGTTGAGCTTTGTTTTATTTTCCTCAAAATAAGCTAAAGGAATATAACCGATCGCGTATTGGTCATTAGCCACACCAGTGACGAGAGTGTTGTCGTCTTCACTGGCTGTGTAATCGCCGCGCGAAGATTTAGATTTTCCCACAACGGCTTCCGTGAAATAGTCAAAAGTTCCCGAGTCCGCCCCGGCACCGTAAAGTTTCATATTTTCTTTCGGCCAAGCGGGGTTGATATCGCTCCATTTCATGATTTTGCCTTGAGCTGCGGGTTCCCACATTTTTTTAAGGTCCGACACAGAGATGGATTTAAGCCATGTATTCTTTTTACCTACGATCACAGCAGTTGCGTCATAAGCAATAGGGATTTCAAGGAATTTGATGCCCGCTTTACGGCAAGCTTCAAGCTCTGAAGTTTGAATAGGACGAGAAGCATCTTGGATATCGATTTCGCCACGGCAGAATTTTTTAAATCCGCCACCGGTACCAGAAATACCCACGGTCACGCGAACTTTGCCTTTTTGGGCTGTTTGAAATTCTTCCGCCATTGCCTCGGTGATGGGGAACACGGTGCTGGATCCATCGATTTTGATCACCGGCACTTGAGCGTGGGCGAAGAGGCCTAAAAATAATGACACGGCGATAATCAGTTTATTCAACATAAAAAGCGGTCTCCTGTTGGGATATAGGTCTAGCACCGTTCAATAGCCATGTATTGTTAAGGTTTCATTGAGATTTAGCTGTTTCGCGTTAGCCGAAGTTTATGTAAACTCCATTTCGTATGCATAAAAAGTATCTCTTGGATCCCAATAGCATTTTCATCAAAATCAACCACGCTATTGCTAATAGCGTTTATATCTTTGATGTGGACGATAGCGTGCTAGTTTGGCTTTCAGATCGAGGACAAGAGCTGATAGGCCTCACTTTAAAGGACATCCAGGCGCTGGGCCCCGCCTATGTAGAAAAGATAATGCATCCAGACGATTTGCCCAAGCTTATAGCGACGATCCGAAATATCGGCAGCATCCAAGACGATAAACCGATTCTTTTGGAATACCGCCTGCGCCATCCGAACGGCAGTTTTAATTGGGTGCATGATCGCATCACCGTTTTTTCTAGAAAAGAAAATGGCGAAGTGGAATCCGTCTTAGGGGTCGTGACTTTGGTGAACAGCCTCAAACGTCGAGAACAAGAACAGCTTAAAATCATCGAAAAACTAAACCTGTCGCTTTCGGCCGCAAAAATGGGAACCTGGGAGTGGGACTTAGAAAAAAATGTGCTGCATTGGGATGATCGTATGTACGACATTCATGATGTGGATCCCGCCACGGCCAAGCCCCCGGTGGAAGAAGTGTGGGCCCGAGCTGATCGCTCAGACATGGAGCAAGTAAATATCAAAGTTCAAGAGGCGGCAGAAAAGCGCCAGGATTTTTACGTCACCTATCGCACGAAATATCGCAACGATGAAATCCACCACATTCGCGTTTACGGACGATTTATTTCATCCTTAAACATCAATCGAATGTATGGTGTCGCCTGGGATTCGACCGAAGAAATTAAAACCGAACAAGAAGCGGCGGAAGCCAAAGCGCGCTTGATTTCTTCCACTAAAATGGCGGCATTAGGTGAAATGTCTGGCGGGATTGCTCATGAAATCAATAACCCCCTCACCGTCATTCAAGCTCGCGCGTTTCAATTAAATCAAATGGTTGAACAAAATAAGCTTGATCCCGCGAAAGTAAAACAGGCCGCCGAAAGTATTAGTCGCACGGCGGATAAGATCGCCAAAATCATTAAATCCTTGCGCTCCTTTGCCCGCGAAGGAACCTATGATCCCTTTGAGGTCGTCGCCGTCAACCGCTTGATTGAAGAGACTTTAGAGTTTTGCCGCACACGATTTTACAATCACGGTGTGGAGATTGAAGTCGGCCCTATTGATCCCGATTTAGAGATCGAATGTCGAGTCATCCAAATTGAACAAGTGCTTTTAAATCTGCTCAATAATTCTTTTGATGCCATTCAAAATCTGGAGGATCGATGGATCCGTATAAATGTTAAAGACATGGATGAAGAAGGTATTGAAATCATCGTGACGGATTCCGGGGCCGGCATTGCGCCGGATTTGCAAGATCAAATCATGATGCCATTTTTTACGACCAAAGAAGTCGGTAAAGGCACAGGATTAGGTTTAAGTATTTCTAGCGGGATCATTCGCAGCCACAAGGGCTCATTGCGCTTAGACCCCGTCAGTGAAAACACCACTTTTGTGGTGCAGTTGCCAAAATTTCAAGAAAACTTAGATCACTGACAGCGAGAACAAACGCCAAAAAAATCCAGGCGATGAGAGACTTGTTTATAGCCCATGCCTTCCACCGTTTTGATATGACTTTCTAAATCACAGATATGCAGGGGTTCCACCCTTTGGCAATGGCGGCAGATCACGTGATGGTGGTGATGGCCGGACTCCAAAGCCAATTCAAAACGAGCCACCCCGTCACCAAATTCTTGGCGCGTGACCAAAAGCACTTCTTCAAATTTCTTTAATATCCGATAGATCGTAACTAGGTCGGCCCCTTCAGATTTTGAATCGAATTTTTTAAAAATCTCGTCGGCCGAAATAGGCTCTGGATGGGCCAGCAAAATCTTAAGCACCTGACTGCGCTGTTGGGTGACTTTCATCCCCCCATTGCGCATTCGCGTGTGAAGCGAATCCATATCGATATTTTTTCGTTCGGTGCCACATTTGCTCATGACTCAGGAATCTACCCTAAGTCGCCATCAAAATCCACCCTCTAAGCCTGATTTCTAAGGCGTTCTAAGCTATTTAGGCCGTAAAACGAATAGGCGAAAGCTGAGAACACCGGAAGTAAAATAAAAGCGAAAGGAATATATGAGGCAAAGACTAAAAGAGCACCTAAACCCCAAAGTCCGGCGGATTGTTTTTTTGCGATAAGCACCCGTTCTTCCTTAGAGGCATAGTCTTGCAGGACATCATAAACAAAAATCTTTTTATTCATCCAGATCACTAAAATCGCCGGAATCACCAGTGGCATTCCAGGAATAAGCCACAGCGGAAGAGTCAGGAAGAATAAAACCACAAAGACGGTCAAGGTTTGGAGTGAATTCGCTAAGCTTCCTAAGGTCGATCCGCCTTTTTTCTTTTCTAGGTTTGAGAAATACTTCACCGCCACTTCACGTTGCACTAAAGGGGTTACAAAGATCGACGTCACCAATAACACCGCAACAAAAAGCACCGGAATAAAGACCATCAACAAAAATGCGCTAGAAAAAATGGCCGGTAAAGCCTCGCGATTTCCCACCAGCACCTCCCCTAACCACTGCACCCACGCCCAGTTAGAAAAAGTATGCGTCACGCTGACAGAGAGCGAATTCCAAAAGACAATCAGGAGGACGGAGAGTAAAAAACCGGTTAAAAGTGGGGGGCATAAAACCACAAACCACGTGCGAAAATTGAAGAGGGCTTTGATTGCTTGCTGTAATGACTTTATGACCATGATGCGTTTATGATATTATGAATTCTATGAAAAAGACACTCCACCTTTTTAGACACGGCGAAACAGACTGGAACGCGATTCGTCGCCTACAGGGGCATACCGATATTCCACTCAACGACGAAGGCCGCAAACAAGCCCGGGGTCTACAAAAATATTTTGCCGAAAATCCGGTGGATGTTTTTTATTCTAGCGACTTAAAACGCGCCCATGAAACAGCCCAGCTTGCGAACTTCGTTTTGCAAAAGCCCTTAACGACAAGCCCCGAGTTGCGGGAATCCTTTTTAGGAGACCTTGAAGGAAAAACCCGGGACGAAGTGTTTGTACTTTACGGCGAAGAAGATTGGCAGCGTTGGTCTTCGGTCCGCGCCGAAGATGCGGATTTTTGTTTGCCAGGCGCTGAAAGTTCTCGCGAAACGGTGTCGCGCGTGCTTCGTTTTTTAACTCGCTTTTGCCAGGAACATGACTTTACTTCGGCCGGGATTTGCACCCACGGCTTAGTGATGCGCAGGCTTTTACACTCGTTAAATCCGGAGCTAAAAAGCCTGATCGCAGTTCCAAACTGCAGGGTGTATCCGATCACCTATGATCTAGAACTTAAAAAATTCCACTTTAATCACAGCGAATAACGAGTCAGATCCAAATATCCAAAATCAAAGTCCGCCGTTTTTTTCTGATGCGCGGTGAGCTCGTCATAGTGCTGCCAAAATTCAGGGTTTGTGCGCGGGATTCCGAATTTAATCACAAGTTTATTAAAATCTTTTTCCGTTTTTATGCTCTTGACTTGATTTACAAACGCCCCCACTTGCGCTTCTTCGACGGAAAAAATCATATTGGGATACGAACCCATATAGTCTTCTTTAATTGTGAGGGTGTCTTCTTCCGGCGCCATACGTAAGGACTCTCCCATGATCCAAGAGATATTTTCATGCTCTTTATTGCGGATGATCGAGAACACCCGCAAGTCTTTTTGAGTTCGCACCTTTAACATCGCCAGATCCGGAAAGAATCTCGCAAAAGGTGTTTTGGAAATGGCTTTGATGGAGGCCATCTCGCGCAATGTTTTTTGGAGTTCGTCGGCTTTAAGCTGGTTTTGAAATTGCTCTGGCGTTTCAATGTTTTTCCAATTTAAGGCGTCAAGCTTGCCGCGCGCTTCGGGTGTGAGACGATAAAACAAGATCTTTTCGATCATTTGTTTTTTTGTCGCCTTTTCGTAAGTAAACTTCACGCCCGTCGGCTCTGCGGACCCCACGGTGGGAAACACATAAGTCATTTTAACGTCCGCTAATAATCCGCGATACCATTCGCGACGCAAAGTCAGACGTTCTTCGGGAGGTAAGAACATCAAGAATAACTCTTCGGCTTCCATGCGGATCATATCCATATAAACGCGAGTTAAAAATTGATGACTGACGTTTCCAAACACATCAAAGTTAACGACTAAATTGTAAACCAAACGCTCAAAAAGTGGATAATCTAAAACAAAAACCGTTTTTGGCAAATCCCCTATCGCGCCTTGTTTCACCACCGCATTATCATCATGACGAAAAACCGTTAAAACCGCATTGGGATTGGTTTTATCCCCATTCCAGATGTCGTTAAGAACATACCCTTCGGGTCTAAAGGTTTTTAAATTATCCACACGGATTTTGCGGTACTTTTCACGGTGATCAATCAAGGTCTTATAAAACAGCGGCGTTTCTTTTATATCCACGTCACTGCCAAAAACCCCCGGCAACATCAACAAAGGTGCAACCTCGTCGGAGTATGATTTTGAAAATACGGTTTTGTCGGATTCGGGCTCCATGAAAA containing:
- a CDS encoding fatty acid cis/trans isomerase; its protein translation is MTPFVSLAELSENFYAREVQPLFDNRCVACHSCFNAPCQVNLQGREGFERGANKSNVYNGLRTASVPPTRLWVDAHTTRQWRNMGFFELNTSRKPEENLFFSLLKLRAENPKVAIKKQVAQSAVCPDTLTDLKELGMPYGFPPLNSVELSTMRKWIEAGAPVETPTVKVPVKTQKQIKEWEKFLNGSSNEEHLVARYIFEHLFLAHIHFPEDSNLFFKLIRSKTACSKNPMEIATRRPNDDPGVKKFYYCLTPFTGTVVRKTHIPYQLSSMKLSRVKEIFYETKWKASSTPSYARSVAENPFLAFKDIPTKARYRFLLEDSQYHVATFIKGPVCNGSNAVNSIQEQFYVFFMEPESDKTVFSKSYSDEVAPLLMLPGVFGSDVDIKETPLFYKTLIDHREKYRKIRVDNLKTFRPEGYVLNDIWNGDKTNPNAVLTVFRHDDNAVVKQGAIGDLPKTVFVLDYPLFERLVYNLVVNFDVFGNVSHQFLTRVYMDMIRMEAEELFLMFLPPEERLTLRREWYRGLLADVKMTYVFPTVGSAEPTGVKFTYEKATKKQMIEKILFYRLTPEARGKLDALNWKNIETPEQFQNQLKADELQKTLREMASIKAISKTPFARFFPDLAMLKVRTQKDLRVFSIIRNKEHENISWIMGESLRMAPEEDTLTIKEDYMGSYPNMIFSVEEAQVGAFVNQVKSIKTEKDFNKLVIKFGIPRTNPEFWQHYDELTAHQKKTADFDFGYLDLTRYSL